The proteins below come from a single Candidatus Binataceae bacterium genomic window:
- a CDS encoding FAD-binding protein has protein sequence MGDVLVFAEHQGGHFPKTTLVAVNAGIELAKKRGGGRCIAAIVGEKIDAPAAELAKYGVSKVVALDDPKLAHYLADLYAQALTALAKGLGVEYILATATATGKDLMPRVAARLNASMASEIVSIGDDGTLVRPMYAGNALATVEMDAPVKVVSVRATAFDSAKPGDSAAPVEKAAPELDSAGLKMQFVGFNEIKSDRPQLSEARIVVSGGRGLKSGENFKTVLEPLVDEMGAAMGASRAAVDAGFVPNDLQVGQTGKVVAPELYVAVGISGAIQHLAGMKDSKTIVAINKDEEAPIFNVADYGLVADLFKAVPEMVEALKKVKHS, from the coding sequence ATGGGTGACGTACTGGTCTTTGCCGAACACCAGGGGGGACATTTTCCCAAGACGACGCTGGTCGCGGTCAACGCCGGAATCGAGCTGGCGAAGAAACGCGGCGGCGGCAGATGTATCGCCGCGATAGTCGGCGAGAAGATCGACGCTCCGGCCGCCGAGCTCGCGAAGTACGGGGTGAGCAAGGTCGTCGCGCTCGACGATCCGAAGCTTGCCCATTACCTTGCCGATCTTTACGCGCAGGCGCTGACCGCGCTCGCGAAAGGTCTTGGCGTCGAATACATCCTTGCGACCGCGACCGCGACGGGCAAGGACCTGATGCCGCGCGTGGCGGCACGTCTTAACGCCTCGATGGCCTCCGAGATCGTTTCGATTGGCGACGACGGCACGCTGGTGCGCCCGATGTATGCCGGCAACGCACTGGCGACGGTCGAGATGGACGCTCCGGTCAAGGTCGTGAGCGTGCGCGCGACCGCCTTCGATTCGGCCAAGCCGGGGGATTCCGCCGCTCCGGTCGAAAAGGCCGCGCCCGAACTCGATTCGGCGGGGCTCAAGATGCAGTTCGTCGGCTTCAACGAAATCAAGAGCGACCGTCCGCAGCTTAGCGAGGCGCGAATTGTGGTCTCCGGCGGGCGCGGTCTCAAATCGGGCGAGAACTTCAAGACTGTGCTCGAGCCGCTCGTTGACGAGATGGGAGCCGCGATGGGCGCGAGCCGCGCCGCGGTGGACGCCGGCTTCGTGCCCAACGATCTGCAGGTTGGACAGACCGGCAAGGTGGTCGCGCCCGAGCTATATGTCGCGGTCGGAATCTCCGGCGCGATCCAGCATCTGGCCGGGATGAAAGACTCCAAGACCATCGTCGCGATCAACAAGGACGAAGAAGCGCCGATCTTCAATGTCGCCGACTACGGCCTGGTCGCGGACCTGTTCAAGGCGGTGCCGGAGATGGTCGAGGCGCTGAAAAAGGTCAAGCACTCGTAG